In one Sphingomonas sp. AP4-R1 genomic region, the following are encoded:
- a CDS encoding 2'-5' RNA ligase family protein → MAALFAPEDQSWLDGLRRAHFPPERNQLSAHLTLFHHLPPSSAKEVRQRLTEEARDAPPPARATGLISLGRGVAIRIASPGLEEIRAALADAFAGLLTPQDAAGWRPHVTIQNKVAPEAARALMAELGPSFRERPVRIAGIGAYWYRGGPWEPLSRHMFRGR, encoded by the coding sequence GTGGCGGCTCTGTTCGCGCCCGAAGACCAAAGCTGGTTGGATGGGCTGCGCCGGGCGCACTTCCCGCCCGAGCGGAACCAGCTTTCCGCGCACCTGACCCTGTTTCACCATCTGCCGCCGTCCTCGGCCAAGGAAGTGCGCCAGCGCCTGACGGAGGAGGCGCGGGATGCCCCGCCGCCCGCGCGGGCCACGGGGCTGATCTCGCTCGGTCGCGGCGTGGCGATCCGAATCGCGTCACCCGGACTCGAAGAGATACGCGCGGCGCTGGCCGATGCGTTTGCGGGGCTGCTGACGCCGCAGGATGCGGCCGGCTGGCGCCCGCACGTCACGATCCAGAACAAGGTGGCGCCGGAGGCCGCCCGCGCCCTGATGGCGGAACTGGGGCCGTCCTTCCGCGAACGGCCGGTGCGAATCGCCGGGATCGGCGCCTATTGGTATCGGGGCGGCCCGTGGGAGCCGCTCTCGCGCCACATGTTCCGGGGGCGCTAA
- a CDS encoding DUF3775 domain-containing protein: MDLVTPLETICRLIIRAREMEAQVTTNEADDDEDPLDADDEFSVMDDDANESVEEEIRALLDDLGEDQVQEILALAWVGRGTYDASEWSEALEEAADTGGEGSIEQLLDMPMLAGLLDAGLAAFDMTCEGIGQID; encoded by the coding sequence ATGGATTTGGTGACGCCGCTGGAAACGATCTGCCGCCTGATCATCCGTGCCCGCGAGATGGAAGCGCAGGTGACGACCAACGAGGCGGACGACGACGAAGACCCCCTCGACGCGGACGACGAATTCTCCGTGATGGACGACGACGCGAACGAGTCGGTCGAGGAAGAGATTCGCGCCCTGCTCGACGATCTGGGCGAGGATCAGGTGCAGGAAATCCTCGCGCTCGCCTGGGTCGGCCGCGGCACCTATGACGCCAGCGAATGGAGCGAGGCGCTGGAGGAGGCGGCCGATACGGGCGGCGAAGGCTCTATCGAGCAATTGCTGGACATGCCGATGCTCGCCGGCCTGCTGGATGCCGGGCTCGCCGCCTTCGACATGACCTGCGAGGGAATCGGCCAGATCGACTGA
- a CDS encoding ABC-F family ATP-binding cassette domain-containing protein — MLNLNGITVRLGGRTILDSASAALPPKARVGLIGRNGAGKSTLMKVMMGMLDPDNGSIDMPKGTRIGYIAQEAPHGTSTPIQTVLAADTERAALLLESETSEDPDRLGDVYERLIAIDAYTAEARAATILVGLGFDEEMQNRPLDSYSGGWKMRVALAALLFSNPDLLLLDEPSNHLDLEATLWLENFLKSYPAMMVVISHERDLLNNVVDNILHLQGGKVTLYAGGYDAFERQRAERAAQAAAAKANQETQRAKLQDYIARNSARASTAKQAQSRQKMLAKMQPIAELVDDPTLSFDFPDPEELRPPLITLDLASVGYGDTPILERLNLRIDPDDRVALLGRNGNGKTTLARLLAAQLAPMDGQMNASGKMKVGYFTQYQVEELDSHDTPLAHMTRVMKGKTPAAVRAQLGRFGFSGDRATGAVGKMSGGEKARLALALITRDAPHLLILDEPTNHLDVDAREALVQALNGYKGAVILVSHDRHMVEMTADRLVLVDSGRADEFDGSLEDYTAFILTKEGSGKGNAKGGKAKDKKAAAEAREKAQALKKRVTEAETKMAKLTAEKSALDRAMFDPKTAEPAYAKLSMGELMKRRADVATALEEAEAGWLALTEELEAVAA; from the coding sequence ATGCTCAACCTGAATGGCATCACCGTGCGCCTTGGCGGCCGCACGATCCTCGACAGCGCCTCCGCCGCGCTGCCCCCCAAAGCGCGCGTGGGCCTGATCGGCCGCAACGGCGCGGGCAAATCCACCCTGATGAAGGTGATGATGGGGATGCTCGATCCGGACAACGGATCGATCGACATGCCCAAGGGCACGCGCATCGGCTATATCGCGCAGGAGGCTCCCCACGGCACCTCCACGCCGATCCAGACGGTGCTGGCCGCCGACACCGAGCGCGCGGCCCTGCTGCTGGAGAGCGAGACCAGCGAGGATCCCGACCGGCTGGGCGACGTCTATGAGCGGCTGATCGCGATCGACGCCTATACGGCGGAGGCGCGCGCCGCGACGATCCTCGTCGGTCTCGGCTTCGACGAGGAGATGCAGAACCGCCCGCTCGACAGCTATTCGGGCGGCTGGAAGATGCGCGTAGCGCTGGCGGCGTTGCTCTTCTCCAACCCCGATCTGCTGCTGCTGGACGAGCCTTCGAACCACCTCGACCTCGAAGCCACGCTCTGGCTGGAGAATTTCCTCAAATCCTATCCGGCGATGATGGTGGTCATCAGCCACGAGCGCGATCTGCTCAACAATGTGGTGGACAACATCCTTCATCTGCAGGGCGGCAAGGTGACGCTCTATGCGGGCGGCTATGACGCGTTCGAGCGCCAGCGGGCCGAGCGCGCCGCCCAGGCCGCCGCCGCCAAGGCCAATCAGGAGACGCAGCGCGCCAAGCTGCAGGATTATATCGCCCGCAACTCCGCCCGCGCCTCCACCGCCAAGCAGGCCCAGTCCCGCCAGAAGATGCTGGCCAAGATGCAGCCGATCGCCGAGCTGGTGGACGATCCCACGCTCAGCTTCGACTTCCCGGACCCCGAGGAGCTGCGCCCGCCGCTCATCACGCTGGATCTCGCCAGCGTGGGCTATGGCGACACACCGATCCTGGAGCGGCTGAACCTGCGGATCGATCCGGACGATCGCGTCGCGCTGCTCGGCCGCAACGGCAACGGCAAGACCACGCTCGCCCGCCTGCTCGCCGCCCAGCTGGCGCCGATGGACGGGCAGATGAATGCGTCCGGCAAGATGAAGGTCGGTTATTTCACCCAATATCAGGTGGAGGAGCTGGACAGCCACGATACGCCCCTCGCCCACATGACGCGCGTGATGAAGGGCAAGACGCCCGCCGCCGTGCGCGCGCAGCTCGGCCGATTCGGCTTTTCGGGCGATCGCGCGACGGGCGCCGTCGGCAAGATGTCCGGCGGCGAGAAGGCGCGACTCGCGCTGGCGCTGATCACGCGCGACGCGCCGCACCTGCTGATCCTCGACGAACCGACCAACCATCTCGACGTGGATGCGCGCGAGGCGCTGGTGCAGGCGCTGAACGGGTATAAGGGCGCCGTCATCCTCGTCAGCCACGATCGCCACATGGTGGAGATGACGGCCGATCGCCTCGTGCTGGTCGACAGCGGGCGCGCCGATGAGTTCGACGGCAGCCTGGAGGATTATACCGCCTTCATCCTGACCAAGGAGGGCAGCGGCAAGGGCAATGCCAAGGGCGGCAAGGCCAAGGACAAGAAAGCCGCCGCCGAGGCGCGCGAGAAGGCGCAGGCGCTGAAAAAGCGCGTGACCGAGGCCGAAACGAAGATGGCGAAGCTGACGGCCGAGAAATCGGCGCTGGATCGCGCCATGTTCGATCCGAAGACGGCCGAACCCGCTTATGCCAAGCTTTCGATGGGCGAGCTGATGAAGCGCCGTGCGGACGTCGCCACCGCGCTGGAGGAAGCCGAAGCTGGCTGGCTCGCGCTCACCGAGGAACTGGAGGCCGTCGCCGCCTGA
- a CDS encoding phosphatase PAP2 family protein encodes MAALPGIWLAGALGASLVAFVLLMLWTRETISLFAGGTSAICIAGGVIVAVRTLLRDAQAGWQRVARDFAEYAGLFSAVCLLGAMASYPIATVNHGFADARLAAIDQALRFNWLAWYGLVAAHPTLQMLGRGVYDSIFLTPAILLGYFAITGRQAEARRFILSFWLAAVLTLALFSLMPAQGPLAFLWRGPVPYMPISALYQAELIPALRLHELHSIDPGQLRGLVCAPSFHAASAALYIAAAWIARPLRWPLIALNGAMLLATPVEGTHYLTDLIAGVLVAMVALAGSGWLSVVVARRTVPVPPLVEAH; translated from the coding sequence GTGGCGGCCTTGCCCGGCATCTGGCTGGCGGGCGCGCTGGGGGCGAGCCTCGTCGCGTTCGTGCTGCTGATGCTGTGGACACGGGAGACGATCAGCCTGTTCGCCGGCGGCACGTCCGCCATCTGCATCGCGGGCGGCGTGATCGTGGCGGTGCGGACGCTGTTGCGCGATGCCCAGGCGGGCTGGCAGCGCGTGGCGCGCGATTTCGCCGAATATGCGGGGCTGTTTTCCGCCGTCTGCCTGCTCGGCGCGATGGCGAGCTATCCGATCGCGACCGTCAATCACGGCTTCGCCGATGCGCGCCTGGCCGCGATCGATCAGGCGCTGCGCTTCAACTGGCTGGCCTGGTACGGGCTGGTGGCGGCGCACCCGACGCTGCAGATGCTGGGGCGCGGCGTCTATGACAGCATCTTCCTGACCCCGGCCATCCTGCTCGGATATTTCGCCATCACCGGCCGGCAGGCGGAGGCGCGGCGCTTCATCCTGTCCTTCTGGCTGGCGGCGGTGCTGACGCTCGCGCTGTTCAGCCTCATGCCCGCGCAGGGGCCGCTCGCCTTCCTGTGGCGCGGGCCCGTGCCCTATATGCCGATCAGCGCGCTCTATCAGGCGGAGCTGATCCCGGCGCTGCGGCTGCACGAACTGCACAGCATCGATCCCGGCCAGTTGCGCGGGCTGGTCTGCGCGCCGAGCTTCCATGCGGCGAGCGCGGCCTTGTACATCGCCGCCGCCTGGATCGCGCGGCCGCTGCGCTGGCCGCTGATCGCGCTCAACGGGGCGATGCTGCTCGCGACCCCGGTGGAGGGCACGCATTATCTCACCGATCTGATCGCGGGCGTGCTCGTCGCCATGGTCGCTCTGGCGGGGAGCGGCTGGCTGAGCGTGGTGGTGGCGCGGCGGACTGTGCCGGTGCCGCCCCTGGTTGAGGCGCACTGA
- a CDS encoding glycosyltransferase, with the protein MIVYVHDLRSSGVVRNAIDHAALFARTRPTTLVVGYDVGMFREEAKARGFALHVLGDRPGRFARATAARRLRRWLRDRPADILLSEGNLGHPSCYWATRGLGHIARVYCISQEVKRADGWKSALRRRWVTMLARDAARLVLVGTANRGVPMLDRMLASGRAVEAVNAVDVDHARAMARAPAPHPWLGDPDVPVIVTVGRLRPQKNHDLLIAGVAQARATKRMRLVIIGGGAEAERARLTALAEAAGLSEDFLLAGETTNVFAWLARAHVFALTSRWEGSSITLLEALAVGAPLVVSARAGDAVRVLEEGRHGRLFDGYDPAALAQALLDQVSPRRTLPDAWRPDAGDAVIYERIIDDLAAERSA; encoded by the coding sequence TTGATCGTCTATGTCCATGATCTGCGCTCCAGCGGCGTCGTCCGCAACGCGATCGATCATGCCGCCTTGTTCGCGCGCACCCGGCCGACGACGCTCGTGGTGGGCTATGATGTCGGCATGTTCCGCGAGGAGGCGAAGGCCCGGGGCTTCGCGCTGCATGTGCTGGGCGATCGCCCCGGCCGCTTCGCGCGGGCGACGGCGGCACGGCGCCTGCGCCGCTGGCTGCGCGACCGGCCGGCGGACATCCTCCTGTCCGAGGGCAATCTCGGCCATCCGAGCTGCTATTGGGCCACGCGCGGGCTGGGCCATATCGCGCGCGTCTATTGCATCAGCCAGGAGGTGAAGCGCGCCGACGGCTGGAAGAGCGCGCTGCGCCGCCGCTGGGTGACGATGCTGGCGCGCGATGCGGCGCGGCTGGTGCTGGTCGGCACCGCCAATCGCGGCGTGCCGATGCTCGATCGGATGCTGGCGAGCGGCCGCGCGGTGGAGGCGGTCAATGCCGTCGACGTGGATCATGCGCGCGCCATGGCCAGGGCGCCCGCGCCGCATCCGTGGCTCGGGGATCCCGACGTTCCCGTCATCGTCACGGTCGGTCGGCTGCGCCCGCAGAAGAATCACGATCTGCTGATCGCCGGCGTGGCGCAGGCGCGCGCGACGAAGCGGATGCGCCTCGTCATCATCGGCGGCGGCGCGGAGGCCGAGCGGGCACGGCTGACGGCGCTGGCCGAGGCCGCGGGGCTAAGCGAGGATTTCCTGCTGGCGGGCGAGACGACCAACGTGTTCGCCTGGCTGGCGCGTGCCCATGTGTTCGCGCTCACCTCGCGCTGGGAGGGATCCTCGATCACGTTGCTGGAGGCGCTGGCGGTGGGCGCGCCGCTGGTCGTCTCCGCGCGCGCGGGCGATGCGGTGCGCGTGCTGGAGGAGGGGCGCCACGGCCGCCTGTTCGACGGTTACGATCCGGCCGCGTTGGCGCAGGCCCTGCTGGATCAAGTGTCGCCCCGGCGCACCCTGCCGGATGCGTGGCGGCCCGATGCCGGCGACGCGGTGATCTACGAGCGGATCATCGACGATCTGGCGGCGGAACGCTCGGCCTGA
- the tgt gene encoding tRNA guanosine(34) transglycosylase Tgt has protein sequence MNARPRFAFTIHQTDGKARLGEIAMQRGTIRTPAFMPVGTAGTVKAMKPADVRATGADIILGNTYHLMLRPGAERVARLGGLHAMSGWDRPILTDSGGYQVMSLSALTKRNEEGVSFKSHLDGSAHMLSPERSIEIQRLLGSDIVMAFDELVPTTATREVQAAAMARSMRWAERSRKAFDGGTEHAARAAIFGIQQGALDPELRASSGTALKAIGFDGYAVGGLAVGEGQEAMFACLDHAPGALDEMKPRYLMGVGKPDDIVGAVERGIDMFDCVLPTRSGRNGQAFTWDGPVNIRNAKWAEDLSPIDPASPIAGWSRAYLHHLVKAGEMLGAMLLTEHNLWFYQQLMTGLRGAIADGTLTDWANAFRARYKGN, from the coding sequence ATGAACGCCCGTCCCCGTTTCGCCTTCACCATCCACCAGACCGACGGCAAGGCCCGCCTCGGCGAGATCGCGATGCAGCGCGGCACGATCCGCACGCCCGCCTTCATGCCCGTCGGCACCGCCGGCACCGTCAAGGCGATGAAGCCCGCCGACGTGCGCGCGACCGGCGCGGACATCATCCTCGGCAACACCTATCATCTGATGCTCCGCCCCGGCGCCGAGCGCGTCGCGCGGCTGGGCGGGCTGCACGCGATGTCCGGCTGGGACCGGCCGATCCTCACGGACAGCGGCGGCTATCAGGTGATGAGCCTCTCCGCGCTCACCAAGCGCAACGAGGAAGGGGTTTCCTTCAAGAGCCACCTTGACGGCTCCGCCCACATGCTGAGCCCCGAGCGCTCGATCGAGATCCAGCGCCTGTTGGGATCGGACATCGTGATGGCGTTCGACGAACTGGTGCCCACCACCGCCACGCGCGAGGTGCAGGCGGCCGCGATGGCGCGATCGATGCGCTGGGCCGAGCGTTCGCGCAAAGCCTTCGACGGCGGCACCGAGCATGCCGCGCGCGCCGCCATCTTCGGCATCCAGCAAGGCGCGCTCGATCCCGAGCTGCGCGCGTCCTCCGGTACGGCGCTGAAGGCGATCGGATTCGATGGCTATGCGGTCGGCGGCCTCGCCGTGGGCGAAGGGCAGGAGGCGATGTTCGCCTGCCTCGATCATGCCCCCGGCGCGCTGGACGAGATGAAGCCGCGCTACCTGATGGGCGTGGGCAAGCCGGACGATATCGTCGGTGCGGTGGAGCGCGGCATCGACATGTTCGATTGCGTGCTGCCCACGCGCAGCGGCCGCAACGGACAGGCCTTCACGTGGGACGGCCCGGTCAACATCCGCAACGCCAAATGGGCCGAGGACCTGTCCCCGATCGATCCCGCCAGCCCCATCGCCGGCTGGAGCCGCGCCTATCTCCACCATCTGGTGAAGGCGGGCGAGATGCTCGGCGCGATGCTGCTGACCGAGCATAATCTGTGGTTCTACCAGCAATTGATGACGGGGCTGCGCGGCGCGATCGCGGACGGGACGCTCACCGACTGGGCGAATGCGTTCCGGGCGCGTTACAAGGGCAATTGA
- a CDS encoding helix-turn-helix domain-containing GNAT family N-acetyltransferase, with amino-acid sequence MDQIETFRAFNRFHTRLIGALAPRFLGSEMGLPEARLLFEIARGQEPLAAELGASLGVDAGYLSRTLSRFEARGWIRRTRSAEDSRRRPIVLTEAGGALFADLDRRQRDAVTDIIGGLSPAAGTLAVQALADAQALLGGGAPGFTLRTFRPGDMGAIASRQAILYAEGWNWGPPMEVLLGEVTTSFLRDFRPGREQCWVGEVAGRMAGSVFCTDSGEPGLAKLRLLYVEPFARGLGLGEALVEACLTFAREAGYEAIELWTHTILTSARRIYAGKGFRLMRTEMHAEFGDPIQGEYWRLEL; translated from the coding sequence ATGGACCAGATCGAGACGTTTCGCGCCTTCAATCGCTTCCACACGCGGCTGATCGGCGCGCTGGCGCCCCGCTTCCTGGGCAGCGAGATGGGCCTGCCGGAGGCGCGCCTGCTGTTCGAGATCGCGCGCGGGCAGGAGCCGCTGGCGGCTGAACTGGGCGCCTCGCTCGGTGTGGATGCGGGCTATCTGAGTCGCACGCTCTCCCGATTCGAGGCGCGCGGCTGGATCCGGCGCACACGCTCGGCCGAGGACAGCCGCCGCCGCCCGATCGTGCTGACGGAGGCGGGCGGCGCCCTCTTCGCCGATCTCGACCGGCGCCAGCGCGATGCCGTGACCGACATCATCGGCGGCCTCTCCCCCGCCGCCGGCACTCTGGCGGTGCAGGCACTGGCGGACGCGCAGGCTTTGCTCGGCGGCGGCGCGCCCGGCTTCACGCTCCGCACCTTCCGCCCCGGCGACATGGGCGCGATCGCCTCGCGTCAGGCGATCCTCTACGCCGAGGGCTGGAACTGGGGCCCGCCGATGGAAGTGCTGCTGGGCGAAGTGACCACCTCTTTCCTCCGCGATTTCCGGCCCGGCCGCGAACAATGCTGGGTGGGAGAGGTGGCGGGCCGCATGGCCGGCTCCGTCTTCTGCACCGACAGCGGCGAGCCCGGCCTCGCCAAACTGCGCCTGCTCTATGTCGAGCCGTTCGCGCGCGGGCTGGGCCTGGGCGAGGCGCTGGTGGAGGCCTGCCTCACCTTCGCGCGCGAGGCGGGCTACGAGGCGATCGAATTGTGGACCCACACCATCCTGACCAGCGCGCGCCGCATCTATGCCGGCAAGGGCTTCCGCCTGATGCGGACCGAAATGCACGCGGAATTCGGCGACCCCATACAGGGCGAATATTGGCGGCTGGAGCTTTAG
- a CDS encoding acyltransferase gives MMGMGPSGSSKRRDAASSLQSLDGARLHTIRGLAVVLVVLFHVIGPTPDRGMHLPAGSPLHDMGTSLAFLRLPVLAVVSGFLYGGRRVARGALGAFLRGKSARLLVPSLFALLVFWGIHRAQGDLVPLHRALFFAYEHFWYVQAILLIFLAIGLWDALRRPGWIELLIAAFALNTAANLVPYQPFLSIGGFLQLGPLFLIGMVFRDRIALLGHPDVDRLGGGLVLVYLLGYLANRLYFDQPFPNTALSYVMGGAATSFLLFRYAVRVPGIEMIGRRSLSVYLWHPAAAGAARAVILHVAPGHGLLLFAGMMASGLVVPLLLSLLATNIHIPGRLSSGRSWNPVRAWPGRKIPETGMADGRPAPLKIVPPSSLAA, from the coding sequence ATGATGGGGATGGGGCCGTCAGGTTCGTCGAAGCGAAGGGATGCGGCGTCGTCGCTGCAATCGCTGGATGGTGCGCGCCTCCATACGATCCGGGGCCTGGCGGTCGTGCTGGTCGTCCTTTTCCATGTGATCGGCCCCACGCCGGATCGGGGAATGCATCTTCCGGCCGGGTCGCCATTACACGATATGGGCACCAGCCTCGCTTTCCTGCGCCTGCCCGTGCTCGCGGTCGTCTCCGGATTTCTCTACGGGGGGCGCCGGGTCGCGCGGGGTGCGCTCGGCGCGTTCCTGCGGGGCAAAAGCGCGCGGCTGCTCGTCCCCTCGCTGTTCGCGCTCCTCGTCTTTTGGGGGATTCATCGCGCGCAGGGCGATCTGGTGCCGCTGCACCGGGCGCTGTTCTTCGCCTATGAGCATTTCTGGTATGTGCAGGCGATCCTGCTGATCTTCCTGGCGATCGGGCTGTGGGATGCGCTGCGTCGGCCGGGCTGGATCGAGTTGCTGATCGCGGCCTTCGCGCTCAACACTGCGGCCAATCTCGTGCCTTATCAGCCGTTCCTCAGCATCGGCGGTTTCCTGCAACTCGGCCCGCTGTTCCTGATCGGAATGGTGTTCCGCGATCGGATCGCACTGCTCGGCCATCCCGATGTCGATCGCCTCGGCGGCGGGCTCGTGCTCGTCTATCTGCTCGGATATCTCGCCAACCGGCTCTATTTCGACCAGCCATTCCCCAATACCGCCCTCAGCTATGTGATGGGCGGGGCGGCGACGTCGTTTCTGCTGTTCCGTTATGCCGTGCGCGTGCCGGGGATCGAGATGATCGGGCGGCGCAGCCTGAGCGTCTATCTCTGGCATCCGGCGGCGGCGGGCGCGGCGCGGGCCGTGATCCTGCATGTCGCGCCCGGGCACGGCCTCCTCCTGTTCGCGGGCATGATGGCGAGTGGGCTCGTGGTTCCGCTCCTTCTCTCGCTGCTGGCCACGAACATCCATATTCCCGGACGGCTGTCCTCCGGGCGCAGCTGGAATCCCGTGCGGGCCTGGCCGGGCCGCAAGATACCCGAGACGGGCATGGCGGACGGGCGGCCGGCGCCGCTCAAGATCGTGCCGCCTTCCTCCCTGGCGGCCTGA
- the queA gene encoding tRNA preQ1(34) S-adenosylmethionine ribosyltransferase-isomerase QueA produces the protein MRVDLFDFDLPNDRIALRPASPRDAARMLVLAGDTTAGAIVRDLPNLLRPGDCLIFNDTRVIPAQLEGRRGEAKIGATLHKREGPRAWIAFVRNAKRVRVGDRIEFGGDVTAIAADRFADGSILLRFEGDEPVELLLGRAGQMPLPPYIAAKRPTDARDADDYQTMFAAEPGAVAAPTAALHFTPGLMAALAERGIDHATLTLHVGAGTFLPVKADDTDDHAMHAEWGRIDAATADRLNAVRAKGGRLIAVGTTSLRLIESATDAEGRIQPFEGDTAIFITPGYRFRGIDGLMTNFHLPKSTLFMLVSALMGRERMQAAYAHAIAEGYRFYSYGDSSLLLP, from the coding sequence ATGCGCGTCGACCTCTTCGATTTCGATCTGCCCAACGATCGCATCGCGCTGCGCCCCGCCTCCCCGCGGGACGCGGCGCGCATGCTCGTGCTGGCGGGCGACACGACCGCAGGCGCGATCGTGCGCGATCTGCCGAACCTGCTGCGCCCCGGCGACTGCCTGATCTTCAACGACACGCGCGTGATCCCGGCCCAGCTGGAGGGCCGGAGGGGCGAGGCGAAGATCGGCGCCACTTTGCACAAGCGCGAGGGGCCGCGCGCGTGGATCGCCTTCGTCCGCAATGCGAAGCGCGTGCGCGTGGGCGACCGGATCGAATTCGGGGGGGACGTCACCGCCATCGCCGCCGATCGCTTCGCCGACGGATCGATCCTGCTCCGGTTCGAGGGGGACGAGCCGGTCGAGCTGCTGCTGGGTCGCGCGGGGCAGATGCCGCTCCCGCCCTATATCGCCGCCAAGCGCCCGACCGATGCGCGCGATGCGGACGATTATCAGACGATGTTCGCTGCCGAGCCCGGCGCCGTCGCGGCCCCCACCGCCGCGCTCCACTTCACCCCCGGCCTGATGGCGGCGCTGGCCGAGCGCGGCATCGATCATGCCACGCTGACGCTCCATGTCGGCGCGGGCACCTTCCTGCCGGTGAAGGCGGACGATACGGACGATCATGCGATGCACGCCGAATGGGGGCGCATCGATGCCGCCACCGCCGACCGGCTCAATGCCGTGCGCGCCAAAGGCGGCCGTCTGATCGCGGTGGGGACCACCAGCCTGCGCCTGATCGAAAGCGCGACCGACGCCGAGGGCCGCATCCAGCCCTTCGAGGGCGACACCGCGATCTTCATCACCCCCGGCTATCGTTTCCGGGGCATCGACGGGCTGATGACGAACTTCCATCTGCCCAAGTCCACGCTCTTCATGCTGGTGAGCGCGCTGATGGGCCGGGAGCGGATGCAGGCGGCCTATGCCCATGCGATCGCCGAGGGCTATCGCTTCTATTCCTACGGAGATTCCTCGCTGCTGCTGCCGTGA
- a CDS encoding peptidylprolyl isomerase → MRFLLKWSAGILALLATGPLLAQATGPSGLAEPKAPPVAAVNTATPTADPSNILNIQLSTGGVVSILLRPDKAPLAAERLKVLAGRHFYDGLTFHRVIEGFMAQGGDPKGTGEGGSDLPDLKAEFNDLPHVRGVMAMARATNPDSANSQFYLMLSPNLTLDLKYTIVGRVFQGMSYVDGITKGEPPANPTRMVRVWIGAPPADPATPPVETAAPAADLAAKLGAPATLATTPAASPAPAAKAPARKK, encoded by the coding sequence ATGCGCTTCCTCCTGAAATGGTCTGCCGGGATCCTGGCGCTGCTCGCCACCGGGCCGCTGCTGGCGCAGGCGACGGGGCCCTCCGGCCTCGCCGAGCCCAAGGCGCCGCCCGTCGCCGCCGTGAACACGGCCACGCCGACGGCGGATCCCAGCAACATCCTGAACATCCAGCTTTCCACCGGCGGCGTCGTCTCGATCCTGCTGCGGCCCGACAAGGCGCCTCTGGCGGCCGAGCGGCTGAAGGTGCTGGCCGGGCGCCATTTCTATGACGGCCTGACCTTCCACCGCGTGATCGAAGGCTTCATGGCGCAGGGCGGCGATCCCAAGGGCACCGGCGAAGGCGGCTCCGACCTTCCCGACCTGAAGGCCGAGTTCAACGATCTGCCGCATGTGCGCGGCGTGATGGCGATGGCGCGCGCCACCAATCCGGACAGCGCGAACAGCCAATTCTATCTGATGCTCTCGCCGAACCTGACGCTCGACCTGAAATATACGATCGTGGGCCGCGTGTTTCAGGGCATGAGCTATGTCGACGGCATCACCAAGGGCGAGCCGCCGGCCAATCCCACGAGGATGGTCCGCGTCTGGATCGGCGCGCCGCCCGCGGATCCGGCCACGCCGCCGGTCGAGACCGCCGCGCCGGCGGCCGATCTCGCCGCCAAGCTCGGCGCGCCGGCCACGCTCGCCACCACCCCCGCCGCTTCGCCCGCGCCCGCCGCCAAGGCGCCCGCGCGCAAGAAGTAA
- the coaD gene encoding pantetheine-phosphate adenylyltransferase produces MSRTAVYPGTFDPPTLGHMDIIGRAASMFDRLVVGVFTNSAKSPLFSIEERLAIMERETSGLNGRIEVRSAKGLLVDFAASVGAVTIVRGLRNASDFDYEAQMAGINGQLAPDIDTIFLVAEPRLQPISSTLVRDIARGGGSVAAFVTPAVAAELQSRLGA; encoded by the coding sequence GTGAGCCGCACGGCCGTCTATCCCGGAACCTTCGATCCGCCGACGCTCGGCCATATGGACATCATCGGGCGGGCGGCATCGATGTTCGATCGGCTGGTCGTCGGCGTGTTCACCAATTCCGCCAAGTCCCCGCTCTTCTCGATCGAGGAGCGTCTGGCGATCATGGAGCGCGAGACGAGCGGGCTGAACGGCCGGATCGAGGTGCGCTCCGCCAAGGGGCTGCTGGTGGATTTCGCGGCCTCGGTGGGCGCAGTGACGATCGTGCGCGGCCTGCGCAACGCCTCCGATTTCGACTATGAGGCGCAGATGGCCGGCATCAACGGCCAGCTCGCGCCGGACATCGACACGATCTTCCTGGTGGCGGAGCCCCGGCTGCAGCCGATCTCCTCGACCCTGGTGAGAGATATCGCCCGCGGCGGGGGCAGCGTCGCCGCCTTCGTCACGCCCGCTGTCGCGGCCGAATTGCAGTCTCGGCTGGGCGCCTGA